ATTGAATGTTGCATTGATGCTCGCCTGAGCAGTTGTGTTGTTTACATCAACTCCAGATTGTCTCAGCGTTGATAAAGTAGATGTTTGAGCTTCTGCAGATGTAATGTTCGAGGAATTCGTAACATTTGTCTGTTCTTCCGCGGTGAGATTTTCCTCGGACTTTGTATGTCTCAGAGAACTGCCCATAATCTTTGGGGGTACTGGTGAAGTATGGATATCTTCGACTTCCAACACTTCAACGTAGATGATATAAGGAGCCTTGAATAAAGTTGATGCTTATTTGTTATTCAATTCACAGAGAGAAAGTTTGATTGTTCATCTTATTATTGCACGGAAATATAAAACGACCTTTCACTTTGCTACATCATTCGAAtagaaaatgttaaaaattacAGGAGACAAACAGCGTTGATGGTACGGACGCAACGTAGATATGGAATAGGATATAACTTGTTAGTAAGCGtctaaaagaataaaataaaaataatacagtgCCTTTCTAAACATAGGCAATCACTCTAGAATATAATAGACTTCTTTTCgatatataaaaaagaaatacatcATATGCTCACCCTGTCCTTGCTGTTTAAAATAGCTGCAGACTGCGATGGCACTCTAACAATGTGATGTGGTACAGAACTGTATAGAGGTATCCACACACGTGCAGGAAGATTCAGGTTAATGGCATTCAACTCTGCAGCCAGTTGTAcgatttttccttctttgGTCGGAATAGTGCCGAGTAATTTACCGATTGAGATAAGTGACTGGATAAATTCGTACTCCGGAGCTAGTCGAGGTGCCTACAAATAATTTCGacttaaataaatattcatttttctgtaTCATCAATATTACTACATGATAAAGTATCGTTGTGCGTATTGCAAGCTTACACTTGTGTCAATAAAAGGCTGTTAAATCGTGACACTGGAGTGAATGTGAGGTAAAACGATATTAATCGAATCAACTGAATATACTTACGCCACAGAAGCAATCAGTTTTTTGACCACGCAAGTCATTGACTATACCCTGACATGAATCGAAACAGGTACAGCCATTATCGAATGCTCGTCCAGAACTCAGATCTCCCAAGCTCACTTTGTTTATTAACCCTAAAAATGgagggttgtttttttttttttttatgaaaactcAGCTTAGGAGTTCAGTTAATCGCATATTTGTCTACGCGTTTTGAGCTGtaggaaatattttaaacttaCCGGAATGACTGCGACGAAGAGCTTGGAAAAGTCCAGTAGCGTCGGACTGCGATCTTTGAtgagtttttttatttggtgAAGTGACAAATTGTATGGATGGCAGTGGCGGCGGTAAAGGAACATGTTGACCAGAAACACGCTGCCGCCGACTGACTTCGTTTTCTTTTGGCCTACAGATTTTAATAAAGTTGAATGACGACAGCTATCGACATCTCCGTACCTAAATTGTTATGCCCAGCGAAAAGTACGcagatattatatttttctatgtGAACTCACCTAAGCTCGTCCGACAGAATAAGATTCTTCAATTTTGTTCCGTGAGACTTCTTTTTGGAGGGAAGGTGAGCGTCTGAGCTATACGCATCCAGTAGCCACGCACACTTCAACGAGAAGTCTGCTGACCGTCTACACCTATCAAATTCCATAATGTTGATGTTGCAAAACGACAATATTGAACAATTCATAtactttcaataaaatatatttcctcAAGTATTTACCTATGGACAAGATATGGGTGGATAACTTCTGCAACATCGTGCATTTGTATGTACATTGAAACGAGTTGcggtaaataaaaatccacCTCGTTGTCAGGGAAACTGAACAATTTGTTACCTGGAAATGTAATTAGAACAAATGTTTACTATGGTAAGAAAAGCACAGCATTTATCAATATGAATAAGAAATTAAGTTAGATGAATTTTTGGGACATCAAAAGTTTCCTACACTTGTTTACTGTTTCGAAATATCAGTGGTTGACATTTAGATTTCTCAGAATTAGCCTATCATAATAAAGTGAAAGTAAAAGTGCCAGTCATAAAGGAAGAACcgcattatttattcaaatcttcAGAAACTGGTAGGACTGCTCTAAAAagaagtaatttgaaaattcgtcaaaaatattacagttGAATGATTTGTTGCTGAAAAATATGATTGAAGTTGGAaacattattgtaaagatggatgtttaggaaaaattgttactttGCAACTTTAGGATTTTCCGGAATTTGGCAAATTAAGCAAAAAATACTCATATTTCATGAATCCTTCTTCAGAGTCATTCTAAAAATGCTATATGGtgatattttttccccaatatTGGGTACATTAATGTTATCAACTCAAGACTCTCATTAAGAAACTATTACGAAGCACAATTCTCTGAAAACTTTATtccttcaaaaaattttttccttttcgctATCTCGCACCTATCCATCTAGCTCTTCTCTTTATGCAGAAAACATTTACAGAGTTGTTTGTTTATCTGGTTACCATAGACAATGTTCAATGAAGATGCTAATGAAATCGCGTTACTaccatttattttaattaaaacttCTTTCCAATCATGAATACGTATGCGTTAAATTATAAGTAAAATAACATCGTTTCTCTAATAGAGAGATAAGAACGAAAAAAAGCTATTTTTGATACAGACCGTTTTAAGACCGGTTAAACGTAATCAACAAACAGTGACTCACCCAAGTAGCTCTGCACTCCAGGCTCCTTGGAATTGAAGAGATAAGAAATGGCCATAGACATGTCAAATACTTGGCTCTCAAATAACCTCAGCAAGCATCCTTTAGAAGATTTTGGTTGGGCCAAAGTCTCTTGCCTACAGACTTCAAGCTGTCTCTTGGTCAGTTTAGTCTCTGGTTGACCTGTGCCGCAGCACAAAGTGATCGCAGCATCAGCCAGATCATTTTGCAAAGCGTTGACATGGAGGGTATGTCTACATACAACTTGACCACTATCATTGTTTTTCACAGAGTCTTTGGAGGAACAATCACCGCAGCATAATTCTTTGGAAGTAAAATCTCCCTGCCGGCGGTCTCTAACATCTTTGGAGTTCAAATTTTTGGGTTCACTGTCGTCAAAACTGTCCGCAACAtcgtcgtcctcctcctcttcccgACCGTTACAAACTTCTTTAGTTAAACAATCACTAGGCACTAGTTCGACACAAGAATTTGACACGGCACTCATATCCCCATCCACAACGTCGACACTGTCCAAATCACCAGCTTGCGAACGTGCAGAGTCCAAACTCTCTCTACTGTGCAAATGTTCCACGCTGGATTCCCTCGTTGTCGCATTAGCCGTATCGCTGGCACCGCTTTCCGAACCGCACAAAATACCAGAGTCGTCAGATCCAAGACTTGCAAGGTCTTCGCGTTCTCTGTTGTGCCCCTTTATCGACGGAACGACGATCGCCGACGGAGTAGGATTTGCCTCGCATTCGGGACTCGGAGTTACGTCGACTTCTGGAATTCTTTGAAGAGCCGAATCCAGGCTACGATTTCTGTGATGCATCGTTAGTGTAGCCGATGTGGCCTGAGGTACCGGCGGCAAAAGGATTCCCATAGATCTATAttaaaagagaaaatgaaaacatatAGGTTTCGTCATGCCGACAACCAAACTTCgctgaaaaacgaaaaagcaCAAATTTTACCTGAAGTCGAGGCTGAGGTTCCTTTGGTGCGTACTGAGTCTGTTTCGCACGCTAATCGGTGGGTTAGGCCTGCCGTGCACGGGAGGAACATTGTAACCGGTTAATTTTTGCCTCTTGACATGAGCCACAGTCTCCAGGCGGGTCAAACCACCGTTGGATCCAGTTACAGCAGCTATTTCGCTCATGCTAACATATGACGAGCAACGGCTCAGCCAACAGTCATCTAAAGCTCATTTTGCCACTATACCTAGGAAAATAAAGCACAGTTGTTACAAAACTGTCTACAGAATTTTCTCAGGTATGTCGTCAGTGTCGTTATCCGCCCTTTGATTTCTGTTTTTAAACTCGACAACATGCGAggcgataatttttcaattgcttCAGAAATAATACtttcaattgaaattctgTTATATTACTATGCTAAGTTCCCTTCATCGTTGTGTATCAATGTTATACAATTGACacgataaaaaatagaaatatttgttaattaaGTTTATCAATAATCACATTAGTTTGGTTAGTTAAGAAAAATCACTTGTGCttcgataataatttaatacaaATGTTATTCTTAATTaaccgattattttttaaccatcCTGGGTAATAATTGATGGTGGAAAAATTCTCAGGCCACACCTAATGTCATATATTACAAATGTTTTACGAACGTAAGAGTTCCACTGAACTAAAGATCAAAGAATTCGTAACGCTGAAAAACACGATTTGACATTTGTGAACACATACTGGATACATAAAACAGCCACAAATGATTTACAAACTAGCGAGAGTCAAAAGAAACCCGAATGATCGGGAAAACGAATTTTAGGTTCAAAATCAATCATAAACACCAAATAAGTGTTTAACGGGCATTTGAGacattgtttttaattttactccGTATTGCAGATATGCTCTAACGTTGAAGAACGCGGTAGTGGTAAATCGCGTAGGaaaaatgagagagagagagagagagggagagagatagTCGAAAGATAGTTGTGCGACCATTTGGACGATATACAAATAATCCGGTATATTTACGGACTGCTAGAAAGGATCAAGAAACGAAATTTAACGTTTGGCTGACAAGTGTAGAATGTGAAAGTAACGAGGATACTGGACTAAATCTAGGCTACACGGCATTCCTTGCGTGGTGTTTCGCCTCGGTCTTCCAACATCCCGAAGGCAATGGGTGTGCCGGTGTTGACAATTAAATTCCACCCTACGGAGGTCAGGCAGGCAAGCGAAGGGTTTGGCGTCCCTTGGCAATGCCGTAGTACGCGTAAACCGTAGTATAATACACATACATGCACGGTATACACGTACGCGCGTGCATgcgtacgtgtatgtatactaCGGAGGTATAAAATGCCTACCTTGTTTATCGAAAGCAAGGTTGTCCGTCAATCAGGAGAGCATCATCATCCGGAGCGTAGTGATAAAATGCGAAGAGAATGTGTATCCGAACGGagtaagaaagaaataaaaaccgATATCAAACCCACTCGCTGGAAACACAGATacacaaaaacgaaaacgagaCAAGATACGACCGCTGGCGCGATCCTTCCTTTCCAATGGCTGTCTGTCACTACCGTGTTGAATTCACGAACCTATCCCGTGAAAACTCTCGGTAAAAACGATCGACGATACGTGAACGAATACTCGactataaatattaatacGACACTCCTTATCACTGTCTAACGACAATCGCACTACGAACAATTTACAACGAATACaggactaaaaaaaaaaaacagtggtAAAATGACGCAGAGAGGAACGAGTTATGCCAACGCGAAAGGCAAGGCGACACACATTCGACTGCCTCTACGTCGGATCCACACACCTCGACGCACGGGTGCCAACTGAACGGGAGCGCAAAGTCCGGGCGGCGGTGTTGTCGGTTCGCGTTAAACCCAGATAACGTCGGAATGCGAAAACGCCACGAGCGTTTCACGAGGCTGGCTTGGGGAGCGCGTGCACTTTGATTGTCATCATTACCGAATAATCGTCCCCGCGTTTCCTTTTATCCGTCAGATTTCTACGAGGCGGTTTGTTTCGCGTCTGGCGCCTCTTCGCCTCTGCCAACCGCGGCGTGGTTCGTTTGTTTTATGCCGCATACGCGTCAGCGTCACTGCGTAGAATTTTCGTCGCAGGTCCGCGTTACGTTGGTAGTAAGGAAAACCCACCGCGCTGGGTGTTTGGATGGGAAAGGTCATACAACCGCGAGTGCAGCTGCACCGAGCGAGAGAACAGCGCGACTGCCGCTGTGAAGTTTCGCCTCTCTTCGTCTcactttattttcttcgagTACCTATTTTGCTTTATTTTCAGCGATGAATCGCGGCTCTTAGTTTTCGGTACTCTTTTGTCAAGCGGTTTTCTCAGGATCGCGATCGTGTAGACAACGAAacgaaaagaatgaaaaaaacgaaactggCAATTGAcaataatgtaattttttttttttatttctttttaaaccAACGACGCGATACGAATCGAGTATATCGGACACAGTTAGCTCGGTTGATTTTATCTCGGCTCGATATCCGTACGATACGCTGTAATACGACGCAAAATCTACGACGTGTGTGCTTCGCCGCTGTATAACTACATAATCtgtacctatatgtatatatacaatcaTCTTTGCGTATCTCTTGCGGTTGCTTCCAGAGATCTCCATCCGCCGAAATGTAAATTGACATTGTACGAATTAAAACAGCTCTTTTCTCCCACCGAgtgtaattgttattattattgttattttcaaaGATCCTTgactcgagattttttttactctttcatTCGAGTTGTaagaccccccccccccccctccctctgACACCGACACGTTTACCCACAAAATAATATGCGAGAATATGtggaagaagacgaagaagatggTAGCTGAATACAATATCGTGCGAGTTTATAGCTGCGTGTATTACAATAGCGTCGTGGCGATGATTACCGGGCAATCCTGCCTTCTCTGCCCATACTTCCTGTAATTTCATACGCTTTCTACCTACCTGCTTCCACgggtagagagagaaagacagCTCGAGAGAGAATATGTTAAAGCGCTTCACCCCGAGCAGCAATGGCTACAAGTAAACATTCTGTAATGTTCTGTACAATGGCTTATATACTCAAAAGCAATAGACACGGCTACCCGTTGTAACATGTAACATCGTAATCGCAATGTCACCGACAATGCCGTGCAACGATAAGGATCTGAAAACTAGACGCGACGGGATAAAAAGTGATCAATTCGAATCGAATCTTCCACTTTAATTACACTCCCCCTTACTTCGTTACTTAGGCATGAATTTAATACTATCCATATTCGAAAGTACGCTGCTACGAATGCCTAACTATTAGTTTCAAAAACGTTTCGAGAATTTTCTATCTTTCGGTTATAACGTCGAACGTTCATACATAACTAATAATCTATAGATAATTCTCAAAGAAGTTGAACCAATTGATCGAGTAATAAGCTCAAACGTCACTAAGCCCTTATACCTTGGACTCCGCGGCATCTGCGGGTCTTCTTCGTCCAGGtcaaagaaatattattcCACAACTTTCCAGAGCGGCGAAAGTtacgtgcatatatatatgtatatgtatgtatgtatgtatacataataacACGCAGCACATAAATTACAGCTACGCATACGCGTAATTACGTACCATGAAAGTCTGCCTAAAACAAAGATGCTGTTCTCGGAAGGTTTATTATATACACCCGAAACCGAATGAATTTTCCCTCGCTACTGTATAACCGAACCACCTTTGTGGCATTTGTATACACAGTAGCTTACACAACTTTGCATAAGGCATCGAGAAACACGTTGTGATGTACAATTATCATTCTACTCTCGTTGCGGTAACCGATCGATACAAACATTACCGGAAGAACGATGCCTTGGTTGTAAGTTGTATGCGTGTGTTACGATACAGCAATCGTGTTACTAAATAAGAACGAGGATCTTTAACGGTAGCA
Above is a genomic segment from Neodiprion pinetum isolate iyNeoPine1 chromosome 1, iyNeoPine1.2, whole genome shotgun sequence containing:
- the LOC124210729 gene encoding phosphatidylinositol 4-kinase beta isoform X1 → MSEIAAVTGSNGGLTRLETVAHVKRQKLTGYNVPPVHGRPNPPISVRNRLSTHQRNLSLDFRSMGILLPPVPQATSATLTMHHRNRSLDSALQRIPEVDVTPSPECEANPTPSAIVVPSIKGHNREREDLASLGSDDSGILCGSESGASDTANATTRESSVEHLHSRESLDSARSQAGDLDSVDVVDGDMSAVSNSCVELVPSDCLTKEVCNGREEEEDDDVADSFDDSEPKNLNSKDVRDRRQGDFTSKELCCGDCSSKDSVKNNDSGQVVCRHTLHVNALQNDLADAAITLCCGTGQPETKLTKRQLEVCRQETLAQPKSSKGCLLRLFESQVFDMSMAISYLFNSKEPGVQSYLGNKLFSFPDNEVDFYLPQLVSMYIQMHDVAEVIHPYLVHRCRRSADFSLKCAWLLDAYSSDAHLPSKKKSHGTKLKNLILSDELRPKENEVSRRQRVSGQHVPLPPPLPSIQFVTSPNKKTHQRSQSDATGLFQALRRSHSGLINKVSLGDLSSGRAFDNGCTCFDSCQGIVNDLRGQKTDCFCGAPRLAPEYEFIQSLISIGKLLGTIPTKEGKIVQLAAELNAINLNLPARVWIPLYSSVPHHIVRVPSQSAAILNSKDRAPYIIYVEVLEVEDIHTSPVPPKIMGSSLRHTKSEENLTAEEQTNVTNSSNITSAEAQTSTLSTLRQSGVDVNNTTAQASINATFNSTEDDPNDCWSQEDEEISEQYLQLRKPVDRDTISQLSQESSDSREPNFIPGDIKRRLSQMASTPSSTFNYDREDPSAAALKEPWDLKQRRIRATSPYGHFASWQLLAVIVKYGDDFRQELLASQLLSMLQKIWQEEHVPLWVRPYNILCLSDDSGFIEPILNTVSVHQVKKHCQLTLLQYFEREFGPRTSEGFLTAQRNFVESCAAYCLVSYLIQVKDRHNGNILLHSDGHLIHIDFGFMLSASPRNIGFETSPFKLTPEFVEVMGGDRSDMFNYFKILILQGLVAARKHMDKILSLVEIMRSGSQLPCFRSGAATVQGLKNRFHLSLTEDQLRRHVEDLVKGSIGSWSTKLYDHFQYFTNGTL